The Helicobacter pylori genome includes a window with the following:
- a CDS encoding 3'-5' exonuclease codes for MSDSLLHKDIQALIARLKHQDLSLGMLEKSLSRLIYDEINLEYLKACGLNFIETSENLITLKNLKTPLKDEVFSFIDLETTGSCPLKHEILEIGAVQVKGGEIINRFETLVKVKSVPDYIAELTGIAYEDTLNAPSVHEALQELRLFLGSSVFVAHNANFDYNFLGRYFVEKLHCPLLNLKLCTLDLSKRAILSMRYSLSFLKELLGFGIEVSHRAYADALASYKLFEICLLNLPSYIKTTMDLIDFSQCANTLIKRPPRARYQEAPPPFSLFERTKGLFNIIKATS; via the coding sequence ATGTCAGACAGCCTCTTGCATAAAGACATTCAAGCCCTAATCGCTCGCTTAAAGCACCAGGATTTAAGCTTGGGCATGCTAGAAAAATCGCTCTCTCGCCTTATTTATGATGAAATCAATTTGGAATATTTAAAAGCGTGCGGGCTTAATTTCATAGAAACGAGTGAAAATTTAATCACGCTCAAAAACCTTAAAACCCCCCTTAAAGATGAGGTTTTTTCCTTCATTGATTTAGAAACCACCGGCTCTTGCCCCCTAAAACATGAGATTTTAGAAATTGGAGCCGTGCAAGTGAAGGGAGGGGAAATCATCAATCGTTTTGAAACCCTTGTGAAAGTCAAAAGCGTGCCTGATTATATCGCTGAACTTACAGGCATCGCTTATGAAGACACCCTAAACGCCCCAAGCGTGCATGAAGCTTTGCAAGAATTGCGGCTTTTTTTAGGCAGTAGCGTGTTTGTAGCCCATAACGCTAATTTTGATTACAACTTTTTAGGGCGTTATTTTGTGGAAAAATTGCATTGCCCCTTATTGAATTTAAAGCTTTGCACTTTGGATTTATCCAAACGAGCCATTTTGTCCATGCGTTATTCTTTGAGCTTTTTAAAAGAGCTTTTAGGGTTTGGCATAGAAGTCAGCCATAGAGCCTATGCGGACGCTTTAGCGAGCTATAAGCTCTTTGAAATATGCTTATTAAACCTGCCCAGTTACATCAAAACGACGATGGATTTGATTGATTTTTCCCAATGTGCTAACACCTTGATCAAAAGACCCCCAAGAGCCAGATACCAAGAGGCTCCACCGCCATTTTCTCTTTTTGAGAGGACAAAGGGCTTGTTCAATATCATAAAAGCAACCAGTTAA
- the rpe gene encoding ribulose-phosphate 3-epimerase produces MKVAPSLLSADFMHLAKEIESVSNADFLHVDVMDGHYVPNLTMGPVILENVTQMSKVPLDVHLMVENASFFVELFAPLKPQIISIHAENEKHPHRVLQLIRNSGITPGIVLNPHTHEESIKYLLESVELVLLMSVNPGFGGQKFLDLVLEKCLKVKELIKRYNPSCLLEVDGGVNDTNIFKLQQAGVDVVVSGSYIFKSKDRKLAIEGLQNVRQPLA; encoded by the coding sequence TTGAAAGTAGCTCCGAGCCTTTTGAGCGCTGATTTTATGCATTTAGCCAAAGAGATAGAGAGCGTGAGTAACGCTGATTTTTTGCATGTGGATGTGATGGATGGGCATTATGTGCCTAATTTAACCATGGGGCCTGTAATTTTAGAGAATGTTACTCAAATGAGCAAAGTGCCTTTAGATGTGCATTTAATGGTAGAAAATGCGAGCTTTTTTGTAGAATTGTTCGCTCCTTTAAAACCGCAAATCATCAGCATTCATGCAGAAAATGAAAAGCACCCCCACAGGGTGTTGCAACTCATTAGAAATTCAGGCATCACACCAGGCATTGTCCTAAACCCCCACACGCATGAAGAAAGTATTAAATACTTGCTAGAAAGCGTGGAGTTAGTGCTTTTAATGAGCGTGAATCCGGGCTTTGGTGGGCAGAAGTTTTTAGATCTGGTGCTAGAAAAGTGTTTGAAAGTTAAAGAATTGATCAAACGCTACAACCCTAGCTGTCTTTTAGAAGTGGATGGGGGCGTGAATGATACAAATATCTTTAAACTCCAACAAGCGGGCGTGGATGTGGTGGTTTCAGGGAGTTATATTTTTAAATCCAAAGATCGTAAGCTGGCTATTGAAGGCTTACAGAATGTCAGACAGCCTCTTGCATAA
- a CDS encoding class 1 fructose-bisphosphatase, producing the protein MDYKHFKGKHANIVIEIISLLEKGVKKAQEILEKPDAGSYTKLENSSGDTPIKADLALDKFLEENFLSLENIKSVFSEEKETPVTKENGSYLIAYDPLDGSSVMEANFLVGTIIGVYEKDYKAQNLVASLYVVFGHKIELVVALEEVYRYAFYQNKFHFIETIVLENKGKIVASGGNQKDFSSGLKKALEGFFAENYRLRYSGSMVADVHHVLIKKGGMFSYPQKKLRKLFEVFPLALIIEKAKGEAFYFDKGVKKRLLEQSVENYHEKSECYLASPHEAQILEKHLKGE; encoded by the coding sequence ATGGATTACAAACATTTTAAAGGCAAGCATGCAAACATCGTTATAGAAATCATCAGTCTTTTAGAAAAAGGGGTTAAAAAAGCCCAAGAAATTTTAGAAAAGCCAGACGCTGGGAGTTACACTAAGTTAGAAAACAGCAGCGGGGATACGCCCATTAAAGCGGATTTAGCCCTAGACAAATTTTTAGAAGAAAATTTTTTGAGTTTAGAAAACATCAAAAGCGTTTTTAGCGAAGAAAAAGAAACGCCCGTTACTAAAGAAAACGGCTCTTATTTGATCGCTTATGATCCCTTAGACGGGAGTTCAGTGATGGAGGCGAATTTCTTAGTAGGCACGATTATAGGGGTTTATGAAAAGGATTATAAGGCGCAAAATCTAGTCGCAAGCCTTTATGTGGTTTTTGGGCATAAAATTGAATTAGTGGTGGCTTTAGAAGAAGTTTATCGTTACGCTTTTTATCAAAACAAGTTCCATTTTATAGAAACCATCGTTTTAGAAAATAAGGGTAAAATCGTCGCTAGCGGAGGCAATCAAAAGGATTTTTCTTCGGGCTTGAAAAAGGCTTTGGAAGGATTTTTTGCAGAAAATTACCGCTTACGATACTCAGGATCTATGGTGGCTGATGTCCATCATGTGCTCATTAAAAAAGGCGGAATGTTTTCCTACCCGCAAAAGAAATTACGAAAGCTTTTTGAAGTCTTTCCTTTAGCCTTGATCATTGAAAAAGCTAAAGGGGAAGCGTTTTATTTTGATAAGGGGGTTAAAAAGCGTTTGCTAGAGCAAAGCGTAGAAAATTACCATGAAAAAAGCGAATGCTATTTAGCTAGTCCGCATGAAGCTCAAATTTTAGAAAAACATTTAAAGGGAGAATGA